The Apium graveolens cultivar Ventura chromosome 10, ASM990537v1, whole genome shotgun sequence nucleotide sequence AAAAATGTTACTGCATATCTATTTGTTAAATCTTTAGATTATTAGTCAAGgataatatttgaatatataaTACAACAAAATAAAGTATAACACATATCAAATATTTAGAGCCTGTTTGGTAAACTTAAGAAAAATGACTTGTGCTTAAAGTTAGTAgtgaaaattaaaaattttaaacaagTATCTATTGGGGTAATTTTATCGTTTTGTGTAACTTATGagttattaaatatatataaagtATATACCTCCCAACAAGGTCTGCTTAAAGctgtttttaaaaaatttaagCCAATTTTAAACATTAAAAAAAACATACGTTTTTTTTACCTTAAAAGTCAAAAATCACTTCAGTTATGGCCGATAAGCCAAACAGGCTCTCAATATGAAAATTATACATAAATGCCGGGAATGTATTTGTTAATAAATCATAGAATGATATTGGATAAATATATGTTATATTAGACCAATGATATAGAGTAACTGATTTATATTTTACGTGAAATAGAAGTAATAGATTACATATCACATAACGATAATAGAATGTCTATGCAGTTGTATTTGTAATTTGATATTATTCGGATAGAAGGATTCTAATAAAATATTGGAATTGAATCATTAATTTAATTTACCTTAGACATATATATAAGCTGGCCAAAATTCTGTACCATGTGTGTGAGAACTTTTGGTCAAATTAGCTAGATGTATTAAACATCTAAGAGCTGAGCAGCAAACTTATCGATAGCCCGAACTAAGACAGATTTACTTCATTCTCTAATTGAGAGGAATATAAGCTATTCTATTATTGAAAGGAATAACCTTAATAATCTATAAATAGAATAAACATAGTAACATTGCGAAGGAATTGCTGTTAAAGACGACCCAAAAAGATTAGGAACAAAAATGCTAACCAGCGCTGTCAGAGGAAAGTAATCAAAAAGATCTGTAAATATCTTCCAAACACTAGCATTCCCATACCTGCAAACAGGCAAAACCAACAATTTGCTGACTAAAAGAACATTGGGGTCAATACATGTAAGCAGCAAAGGCTTTGGCAGCATTCTCTAATTCTCCACTGGCAGAAAAAGCTCCGGCTACTAATTTAAAGATCCGAATAAGGATTTTTTTTCGAAGATGGACTTCAGAGAATTTGCTAAAGCTAGCATTCCTAATGGTGTCTCCCCGCTCCCGAGTTCGAAGTAAGGAGGAATCAAAAACAAGGAAACTAAAATTACCTTCAAAGTTTAAATTTCTTTCCAAAAGTAGGATGAAATAGAAAATATAGGGATATGAAATCCTTTTGAATTTATTTAATTCCAAATATAACCTTCTATTCTACTTATTGATCTCTTCTATCACATCCCTTCAATTTCCTCTCCTTATTAGAACTCGAGAGGACACCGATAAAAGTTCTTTCACCTCTCTCTGCTTCCCTCAACTTTCATTCTAGAAAAACAAAGGAACAAGCCTGTATTACAAAATTCTAAATTCCGAATGAGCATAAGCACATTATTATTGTCAAAGAGTAGGTATTTCAAGTCATATCTGCTGCTACGGTAGGTTGATATTTGAGAGTACAAATGTACAAAAATTAAAGAAATCTTCAAACATTTAGCTACAAAACACCTAGATAGAGTTGGACCTTATAGAAAATATAGTGAAGAAACTTACTTTCGGAGGCATTCATCATAAAAACCATAGACTTGTGTAATCTGCAGATGAATACGTAAACCAATTATCATCCACAGATTTcattaaaataatagaaaaaataTCTTAGGTGTATCTAGGTGTTAGGAATAAGCAGTAGTAAATGCATATTCTAGCAGATAAGAGATAAGACATTAGTAGCAGGGCATATTAATCTTTTAGCATATTAGTTAGTTATGAGGAAAGGACTAGTATAAATACGAGAAATGGACCAAAATGTCACTTTTGGGTGTAAAATGATCCAAAATATCACTTCTATAAATTATAGCCCAAATTGTCACTTCACCACATTACATCGTGTAGTGTTTGGAAAACCACCCAAAACGCTACATCCAAACGCTACACGATGTAGCgttttgtttatttatttttatttttttaacatGGCAACGTTACTTCATGTAACGTTATGTAACGGTTTgtgttattttgttttttttattattttgagCTTCTTTTGGTGTATTGTTTAGGGGTCCGAAAATATCACTTAATGTTACAttttttatatttctttttatttaatatttttaaaatttaagattaTACCacaatttaacaatttttaagatttagggttcaccaatccccttttaggttttagaaatattaaaaaagaaATTAATAAACGTTACACCGATTTAGGGtttaggccctaaaccctagagcctaaaccctaaattaagctagggtttagggcctgaaccaaaaatgtaaattttaaattaaacaattttaaatttaaaaatataacttaatttaataatttttaagaatttaGGCTTCCCCAATCcccttttgggttttagaaataatttaaataattttttagtattttaGGAATTAACAAATTTTTATTTGAggttaaaaatatttattttaaaaaaaattacatgtgTAAAACGCTAGATAAAGTAGTGTTTTGGGGCCAAAACGGTACATGATGTAGCATTTGGAACCAAAACACATACATTATCTAACGTTTTGCACATTATTAAAAAAAAAGGTAAAGTGATGAAACGCTACACGATGTACCATTTTGAAGTGACATTTAGGGCCATAATTTTCAGAAGTGACATTTTGGACCATTTTTCACTTTAAAGTAACATTTAGGGCCACTACCCTATAAATACTCAATCAATTGTAATTTGAATGTTGTTTATGATATGATAACAAAAAATGAAAATCCTTTTCCACCAATTCTCTCTCTCTAAAACTCTCTCTCTAAACTGTTTCTTCCTCTGCAATCTATCTCAATCTCTGATTTCTATCTCTAATTCTCTGCTTCTTCTACTCTTCTAGCATATTAAtcacataaaaacacaaaaacacattcaatTTAGTTGTCACTTTCTGAATTCTGTTCTAGCAACTTACAGTTCCTAACACTAGGTTCCTAACACTAGGTGCATGAAATTACTTCTTAAACCCTTTCACCATGAGCTCATTTTTATGTGTATAAACTATAACCCTTTCACCATGAGCTCATTTTTATGTGTATAAACTATAACCATGCATTTATATATTGCAATGTTGCATTACAACCCGCcaactattttataaaaactaGTATCAATTACATGTTATGTAACCAGCaaaaaaaataaatgaaaatcaTATCTTATATCTTGCAACTTGTACCCAAACAATAATATTCCAGAGGGAAAAACTGCCTTTCCATAAAGGCGTGTCCATTTGAAACTGTGAAGTACGAGGGTGAAAACATTATCATGCACTATAAGAAGATATCTTGAATGGAGAACCTTACACAACTGAATTCACTAAAAAAACCTATCTATACACCCAAAAAGACGTATTCCCAGCCACGCAGATCTTGTGACAAGTCATTATCCACACTAACTATTAAATTGTGGGGCTTTAGAGAACCATTAATAAAGCATGACAATTTGTTTATTTAAACCTTTGACAGTTTCAAGAAATATGTTTTTCAACATAAATACCTGACGGCTTTCATGATTTCCTCTGAGAATTGTGATTCGCTGGTTATAACGCACTTTCAAAGCCACTAAAAGCTGGAGCAGAAAAGCAAGTCAGTTTAGTAGTTTGTACAGTTGTTTAGGACAACATGTGTATAACTGAAGGTAATTTAAGAAGTGTTGTCACAGAAGTTGTTACTAGGCTAAGAATATTGAGCTTGGCCATTTAATAAACTTAAACTGTTTTAACTATGAAGAGCAGGGCAAATAAGTGCATCTTCAGATGTGTAAGAACAGTTTCCAGAAAAAGTATGCCGCGGCCACAGAAGAGAAAATATATACTGAAACAACTGAATCGGCAAAGATATTTACTTTTCCTATATCTGATAGATATAATCAAAAATCTTACCGTCACAGTTTCAACTGAATAATAGCCACGATCCACATAATCCCCCATAAACAAGTAATTTGTATCTGGACACTGCCATAATTGTGAAGCAGAGAACTTAGAGTAGTTATAAGCTAAATACGCTGAAGATAATATTAAATGTTAGAATGGCAGAAACAATAAGATAGGCAATTGCAATAAGTAGATTAAAAAGGTAGGCATAGGTAACCACTAACTGAACATTACATTCCTGCTCTCCCCGCCGTCTGCCTGCATTTTCTCCTAAACATCTATTATATTCGTCACTACTAGCTTCTAATCTAACCCATGCTATGCACAGATTTTAAAACATCCAAGTTtcaaatttttaattaaaaaaattactaCTGTATCTTCTTTTATAAATATGACGAATGTGTGTTGCTGAATTATGATTTATGCTCTTTTTTGTAGCTGTGAATCAAAACCTTATCTTCTCTCATGATTAAGTATAACTAAATAATGAAGTCCCAAATATTAATTTTCTTCAGTTCAAGGCCTAAAAATTTGTGCATAGGCCTTAATCTTGTGCTAAGATTTTCCTTCAAGGCCTTGAATTATTCATATTATCCTCATTTTTTTCTTTTCCGTCAATGGATCATCAAGAGTACTAAGACCTAATATGAATAAATCCATCATGCTAATACAACAACCTATTTTGTACTTTAATTTTAGGCCTTGATCTGACACAGTAGGAATAAACAGAAAAACAAGGATGTGCCCATAAATGAATAAGGGAACTCATAGCACAACTTTCAAAGAAAGATACCAGCATGCAATCTCCGATAATCCAACTGATCGATGCATATAGATatgaataaaaaaaatttaagCACTAGAAGCTGAACTGACCACGGTTCTCATTCAAAGAGACAATTATGTATAGTTACTAGCAACTTCTTTTTTTGAAGCAATCTATTGCCAACTAGTAACTTTTAACTgcttaaaaataataattaacaatgAAAACACGGGACTTTCATCTGCATTTAGGAAACTGTCACAAGTTGGTCTACGAAGATGCTCATGTGACCATTTCAAATTCCACATAAAATGCACCATATAGGATTTCAGCTTCAATCAAACTATAACAAGATTACTATTACAGATTACAACAAAAAAATAAGATCCCACTCCATCTTCAATTCCATTGATTTAGATAGATTATACTTTATAACTACTTTTTTCCTAGTTTAGAATACCCAAAAACAAATATGAACAGATACTTCATAGACATATACCTTTCCTCCAATGCGAAAGAGTTCAGCTAGATCATGAAACTGCCCATGGATGTCTCCACAAATGGTTACAGGGCTTTTAACAGGCTACAAGGCGAGAAATATAAATCAATAAAGCCCAAATACCGGTGAAGCAATTAGTATGCAAGTCACAAGGAAAAATTCAAGGAAAAATTCTACTCAAATTTTTTTAGCTCAATTGCGTAAAAGTATGTTACATATGCAGGACTTAACAACTTGAAAATGAATATAAATTAAAATAGCTCTCTTGGGAATTATTATTCCTATCACCATAGCTTGAGGTCTTTACATTGTTTAGTGTTTGTCAGTGATTGATAAAACAGGCTCAAATTCAACAATTTGATTAGTATTTATACAAAGTCCATGATGCAtgaaaaattctaaaaaaatgatatatatatacacacacacacacatatatatacattgTAAAGGATCCTTTATTAACGATGATGGACAACCGGAACAGAGTTGAGGTTGCCTCTGGTTGCAAGCTTCGTAAAGAGCTAATGACTAAGGGTGGATCTTGCAATTTGGAATATAATGAGAGTTTGAATAAAGAGGAGCTCCTCCTATTCATGGTAGGCACAAAATTAATTGTGCTTCAATATGTGTAAAGAGGATCCAAAGCATCTGATGTGCAAGATGGCCCATGAGTACAGTACATTGGTACAACGTCTTTCAGAGACAGGATAATACTAGGATCATAAAGCATAGAAGCTAGAACTACTGCTCTTTAAAAGGAAGTTCAAGGACaaatatatataagaaaataCCCAAGTTTTCACGAGTTCATCACGAGTGGAAGAAGCAATAATTCTCAAGTAAATTGTTCAACCTAAAGACAAAAAACTCTAAAGGACTTTGTGCGTAGTTAACTAGAGGAAGTCGGTCTTCATAGTATTGGGAACAGAAAGCAGCTGAAGAAAGGATCATCTCATTTTACAGCTTTATAACATTGTCGGATGCATAGTTCTATTTACGACATACTAGACGGCATAGGAAGAAGAATGGCCCTAAATTAGATGGCACAAAGTGATGGCTATGGATGTTCTAGAAGTTGAGATAATGGTTGTTGTGCaagataataatttttttctaaaCCCTCTCTCCAAGTTTGCACTCCGGTCAACAAAATAAGGTTTCACCCTCCAActttgattcttcagagtttTTCTATGGTATTTCCTCAGTTTCAAGTTTCAACAGAGAAATTTTCTCTATTTCTCGATTTTATCATTTAATATATCTTCAAACTACAGGATCTTGATCAAGATCATACCCAGTTCTCTCTCCATTCTTTGTTTTTTCATTGCTCAATTCCTGTTAGAAATCACATACATCTTCAGCAGTCACCAGTgattatttcaaaaaaattatcaTGATGGCATGTGACTCAGTCATAAAATATAGACCTATAGAGTCCTTGTTAGTATATAAAAGAATTTTGTTTTGTTACTTGGTAATATACATCTGTCAAAAGATGCTTATCCAATTAAAATCTTAAATTGAAGTGTGCACTCAGGTGTAATAAAATTTACTTATGTAACAAGAACATTTTCGTAttgcacttaaaacaatttcaAGAAAAGATAGCGCATATCTCCGTAGCTGCTTATGTATACAATATAAAGGCCATCAATAAAAACAacaattgtaaaaaaaaaaaaccGAAAAAGAGATGTGTACCTGGACATTACTTTCCTCCATTAGTATCTCTTTAGCCTTGTCACATAATGCCCTAACCTACATCCACAAACACATGTTAAAATTTAAAAGAATACAGATGATGCTTGTTTAAAAACTTCAAGAGCAACCATAACACGGATTAACAACTAGGAAGTAAATAGCATTTATTTTCCTCAAGACTGCAACGAAGCTTCTTAAAAATATATACATACTCATGATAAAAAACAAAAGGGAGACCAAGCATCACACTAGTACTTATATGAACTTAAATTTGAAAAATCGAACAAGTGCCACCTTCAGGGATTTCAGCAACATCACATTCAGCCAGAAGGATTTTTAGAATAGACAACAGCAAAACTTTATCTAACACAAGGGAATTTCTTTAGTTTTTCATCATTCAAACTACTTGCAATTATCCAGTATAAAAAAATTGTACTTTCCATTCCTTGATTTCCTTTTTTTACAACTCCAAGTTCTATGACTTACTATTACACATCCTTAAAATATTAATCTACCATCTAAAACTGTGAGTCGCTAATATTGTGAACCCAACAAGCCAACGAGTACAGCCAAAAATATATATTAGGCCTGTCAATAGATCGATATCCGGCCCAATCCATCCGTATCTAAATAAACGGGTATGGATCCTTCAAAAAAAGTCTGATCCGTTAATGATCCGATCCGATCCGATAATGAGCGAATATGCATTTAGTATGATCTGATCTACTAACGATCAAAATACGTTATAtctatattatattttatatatttataacatatatatatataataaatacaAAACATATATTACATAAATGATATCATGTtgaatttaaatttgaatttgtaAACTAATGTCATATTTACTTTTTACTTTGtaaaaaagtaaaaaataaaactttttttgactaaattgattttttatttaaaataattttaaaaaataatttattaaataggTCAGACctccaatccgataacccgagATCCTAACGGATCAGATATGGATCAGTCTAAAAAAACAACGCTATCAGATCGGATCCTATCCCAAAAAAAAAAATGGATTCGGATATGTATATGGATTTAGGGTGATCCGATCCCAATCTGGCATGTTGACAGGCCTATCCTAGCCTGTATCAAGCAAAATTACAAATCAATAACCACAGcgaaaaatgaaaaatatttttctgTACCAAAACTTTATTTAGAAAGTTCAATAACACTAGCAACATATAAAATTCAGGAAAAAATGAAGAAAAACGCTTTCGGTTTGACTAATATGGATGTTACGacttacaacttgcaaaatattcCAAGAAAAACTATCATCTTCATTCGATATACAATAAATGGTATCATATCCCCAAATTATTAAATATCTCTAACAATCTAAATCCAAGTAGATATCATATATAATATCTGTAATATCCATAAAGATTATATATTATGAGTATATGTATCCTCTACTCCATTACTACTTTACTACTGAGCTATTGAACAACGGCATCACAAAGCTATCTAAACCTCGTGTTTCTCTCCAGCCATGGCATCTCAAACACCAATTGAATCACTACCAAAAGAACTCTGTTCTGAAATCATGTCAAACTCAGATGCAAAGTCCATC carries:
- the LOC141689942 gene encoding serine/threonine-protein phosphatase PP2A catalytic subunit-like isoform X2, translating into MSVDLAASNSHGNLDEQIAQLMQCKPLSESEVRALCDKAKEILMEESNVQPVKSPVTICGDIHGQFHDLAELFRIGGKCPDTNYLFMGDYVDRGYYSVETVTLLVALKVRYNQRITILRGNHESRQITQVYGFYDECLRKYGNASVWKIFTDLFDYFPLTALLPCLGASMLYYMQKEPVILIFM